In one Tachysurus fulvidraco isolate hzauxx_2018 chromosome 16, HZAU_PFXX_2.0, whole genome shotgun sequence genomic region, the following are encoded:
- the tmem121ab gene encoding transmembrane protein 121Ab, protein MVLPPPDKRHVCLTTIVIMTSMAFMDAYLVEQNQGPRKIGVCIIVLVGDVCFLIVLRYVAVWVGAEVRTARRGYAMILWFLYIFVLEIKLYFVFQNCKADRKSLETVARKALTLLLSVCVPGLYLVLVALDSMEYVRTFRKKEDMRGRLFWVALDLLDLLDIQANLWEPQRTGLPIWAEGLMFFYCYILLLILPCVSLSEISVQGENVSPQKMMLYPMLSLVTINVVTILIRGVNMVLFQDSRVSTIFVGKNVVAIATKVCTFLEYRKQSREFPARENATGIPMEIQQNSVGHGQALPNATSLPHEPTPVQEIIDT, encoded by the coding sequence ATGGTGCTGCCACCACCAGACAAACGGCACGTCTGTCTCACCACCATTGTCATCATGACCAGCATGGCCTTTATGGATGCCTACCTGGTGGAACAAAACCAGGGGCCACGCAAAATTGGTGTCTGTATCATTGTCCTGGTTGGAGACGTCTGTTTCCTTATAGTGCTCCGCTATGTAGCTGTGTGGGTCGGAGCAGAGGTACGGACGGCACGCCGCGGCTATGCCATGATCCTCTGGTTTCTCTACATCTTTGTTTTGGAGATTAAGCTTTACTTTGTCTTCCAAAACTGCAAGGCTGACCGCAAAAGTCTGGAGACTGTAGCAAGGAAGGCTCTGACTTTACTCCTGTCTGTATGTGTACCAGGCCTCTACTTAGTCCTGGTCGCTCTTGACAGCATGGAATATGTTCGGACTTTTAGGAAGAAGGAGGATATGAGAGGAAGACTCTTCTGGGTTGCTTTGGACCTCCTGGATTTGCTTGATATCCAGGCAAACCTTTGGGAACCCCAACGAACAGGTCTGCCCATTTGGGCAGAAGGGCTGATGTTCTTCTACTGCTACATTCTTCTTTTGATCCTACCATGTGTGTCATTAAGTGAGATCAGTGTGCAGGGTGAAAATGTATCACCACAGAAGATGATGTTATACCCCATGCTCAGTTTGGTTACAATCAACGTAGTCACCATCCTCATACGTGGCGTTAACATGGTGCTCTTTCAGGACAGCCGGGTCTCTACCATCTTTGTTGGCAAAAATGTGGTGGCAATAGCCACCAAGGTGTGTACCTTCCTGGAGTATCGGAAACAGTCACGAGAATTCCCGGCACGTGAAAACGCAACTGGTATTCCAATGGAGATACAGCAGAACTCAGTGGGACATGGACAGGCTCTGCCAAATGCAACAAGCCTCCCACATGAACCTACACCAGTCCAGGAGATAATTGATACATga